Proteins encoded by one window of Halosolutus gelatinilyticus:
- a CDS encoding IclR family transcriptional regulator has translation MEGDETDGRSIKSDETLFAIIESLRETGDAGVTELADRLDLAKSTVHKHLVSLERHRYVVNEDGRYRLGLQFFNDGISVRNQYEVYHAAKERIDQLAYDVDETVWLIVPENGMGMFVYGVPRNESFSFDSTIGRWVPLHANSAGKAMLAHLPEREVEDIVDRRGLPARTENTITDRTALFEELERVRERGYAVNFQEDLRGLHALAVPVIRSERPIAAVAIAGAANRVTEERIEAELSEPLLEAVDDIELRLVYG, from the coding sequence ATGGAAGGGGACGAAACCGACGGGCGTTCCATCAAATCTGACGAGACTCTGTTCGCTATCATCGAATCCCTCCGGGAAACCGGCGACGCGGGGGTGACGGAACTGGCGGACAGGCTCGACCTGGCCAAGAGCACGGTGCACAAACACCTCGTTAGCCTTGAGCGACACAGGTACGTCGTCAACGAGGACGGCCGGTATCGGCTCGGCCTGCAGTTTTTCAACGATGGTATCTCCGTTCGGAACCAGTACGAGGTCTACCACGCGGCGAAGGAGCGGATCGATCAGCTGGCCTACGATGTCGACGAAACCGTGTGGCTCATCGTCCCCGAAAACGGGATGGGGATGTTCGTCTACGGGGTTCCGCGGAACGAGTCGTTTTCGTTCGACTCGACGATCGGGAGGTGGGTTCCGCTCCACGCGAACTCGGCGGGCAAAGCGATGCTGGCGCACCTGCCGGAACGCGAGGTCGAAGACATCGTCGACCGACGCGGGCTCCCGGCGCGAACCGAGAACACGATCACCGACCGAACTGCGCTGTTCGAGGAACTCGAACGAGTCCGGGAACGGGGCTATGCAGTGAACTTCCAAGAGGACTTGCGTGGGTTACACGCTCTCGCGGTGCCGGTAATCCGGTCCGAGAGACCGATCGCGGCGGTGGCGATCGCCGGAGCCGCAAACCGGGTCACGGAGGAGCGGATCGAAGCGGAGCTCTCCGAACCGCTGCTCGAGGCCGTCGATGACATCGAGCTCCGCCTCGTGTACGGGTAG
- a CDS encoding acetate--CoA ligase family protein has product MTETDPAGARDPIQAALADGRTALTESEAKGLIADRGLPVPGGETVGSADDAVEAAARLGYPVVVKVASPTIQHKSEWADGAGVAVGLDDAGSVRAAATRIFEAAADRGIDAAALVEEGLDVEAGLEVIVGGARDPSFGPTVLVGLGGITVEVLRDVSRRIAPVSTAEAVEMTCELEASPLFDGYRGAPAVDRTAVAEAIVTVGDLLVEREAVREVEVNPLLARSDGAVALDALVSLEDEP; this is encoded by the coding sequence ATGACTGAGACCGATCCGGCCGGCGCGCGGGACCCTATTCAGGCTGCACTGGCGGACGGCCGCACCGCACTGACCGAGTCCGAGGCCAAGGGGCTAATCGCCGATCGCGGTCTCCCGGTGCCGGGCGGCGAGACGGTCGGCTCGGCCGACGACGCCGTCGAAGCGGCCGCCCGTCTCGGCTACCCGGTCGTCGTCAAGGTCGCCTCGCCGACGATCCAGCACAAGAGCGAGTGGGCCGACGGTGCCGGCGTGGCCGTCGGACTCGACGACGCCGGCTCGGTTCGGGCGGCTGCGACGCGGATCTTCGAGGCCGCGGCCGATCGGGGTATCGACGCGGCGGCCCTCGTCGAGGAGGGGCTCGACGTCGAGGCGGGACTCGAGGTGATCGTCGGCGGTGCGCGCGATCCGTCGTTCGGTCCGACCGTCCTCGTCGGCCTCGGCGGAATCACCGTCGAGGTGCTGCGGGACGTCAGCCGGCGGATCGCCCCGGTCTCGACGGCCGAGGCCGTGGAGATGACTTGCGAACTCGAGGCGTCGCCGCTCTTCGACGGCTACCGCGGCGCTCCCGCGGTCGACCGGACCGCGGTCGCGGAGGCGATCGTCACCGTCGGGGACCTGCTCGTCGAGCGCGAGGCGGTTCGGGAGGTCGAGGTCAACCCGCTGCTGGCGCGGTCGGACGGGGCGGTCGCGCTCGACGCGCTGGTCTCCCTCGAAGACGAGCCGTAA
- a CDS encoding CoA-binding protein: MAVTSLFDPSGIAVVGASETPGKIGYEAMRNAIEFDGPVYPVNPSASGTVFDREFVPSVTDVGDDVDLALLCVPAPIVPDVIEECGEAGIGGAVIFAGGFAEAGEDGERLQGRLVEAAIEGDVHVLGPNTSGFLRPADRLYATFATDVDAIPSGNVAIVAQSGGLAYALAFRAENEGRGVSAMVGLGNRATVGFREAVEHFDADERTDAILLHVEGTDDARGLLETCRAAGTPIVAYNVGEQDVGDFAESHTGALTGRYELYEAGFAQYGVPTVRSVAELLDAGTALASCPRPDGPNVGVVTAQAGPGIAIADRLKAAGAELPTLTAETREIVEELLPGMTYSANPVDTGRPMPEFGQIVDAVARDENVDVALVYELYEGAIGYPIDALEGLVAEVDKPIVFATGGPKAVVRNELAEIEALGIPTYRTPERGADAAAALVRYALRNREPEAVAGGDEEVQADD; encoded by the coding sequence ATGGCCGTGACGAGCCTATTCGACCCGAGCGGAATCGCCGTCGTGGGGGCCTCGGAGACGCCCGGAAAGATCGGATACGAAGCGATGCGGAACGCGATCGAGTTCGACGGGCCGGTCTACCCGGTCAATCCGTCGGCGTCGGGAACGGTATTCGATCGGGAGTTCGTCCCCTCGGTGACCGACGTCGGCGACGACGTCGACCTCGCCCTGCTGTGCGTGCCGGCGCCGATCGTTCCGGACGTCATCGAGGAATGCGGCGAAGCCGGGATCGGCGGCGCGGTAATCTTCGCCGGCGGCTTCGCCGAGGCGGGCGAGGACGGAGAGCGGTTGCAAGGGCGGCTCGTCGAGGCCGCGATCGAGGGCGACGTCCACGTCCTCGGGCCGAACACGAGCGGGTTTCTGCGCCCGGCCGATCGTCTCTACGCGACGTTCGCCACGGACGTCGACGCGATCCCCTCGGGGAACGTGGCGATCGTCGCCCAGAGCGGCGGGCTCGCGTACGCCCTCGCGTTCCGAGCGGAGAACGAAGGGCGCGGCGTCTCCGCGATGGTCGGCCTCGGCAACCGGGCCACCGTCGGCTTCCGGGAGGCGGTCGAGCACTTCGATGCGGACGAGCGGACCGACGCGATCCTGCTGCACGTCGAGGGGACGGACGACGCGCGGGGTCTCCTCGAAACCTGTCGCGCGGCGGGGACGCCGATCGTCGCCTACAACGTCGGCGAGCAGGACGTGGGCGACTTCGCCGAGTCCCACACCGGCGCGCTGACCGGCCGGTACGAGCTGTACGAGGCCGGATTCGCCCAGTACGGCGTCCCGACCGTCCGCTCGGTCGCCGAGTTGCTGGACGCCGGGACGGCGCTCGCGTCCTGCCCCCGGCCCGACGGTCCGAACGTCGGCGTCGTCACCGCGCAGGCCGGTCCCGGGATCGCCATCGCGGACCGCCTGAAGGCCGCCGGGGCGGAGTTGCCGACGCTCACGGCGGAGACCCGAGAGATCGTCGAGGAGCTCCTGCCCGGCATGACGTACTCGGCGAATCCGGTCGACACGGGCCGGCCGATGCCCGAATTCGGGCAGATTGTCGACGCCGTCGCGCGCGACGAGAACGTCGACGTCGCGCTCGTCTACGAACTGTACGAGGGGGCCATCGGCTACCCGATCGACGCCCTCGAGGGGCTCGTGGCCGAGGTCGACAAGCCGATCGTCTTCGCGACCGGCGGCCCCAAAGCCGTGGTACGGAACGAACTCGCGGAGATCGAGGCGCTCGGGATCCCGACCTACCGGACGCCGGAGCGGGGGGCGGACGCGGCCGCGGCCCTCGTCCGGTACGCGCTGCGAAACCGGGAGCCGGAGGCAGTCGCCGGCGGGGACGAGGAGGTGCAGGCGGATGACTGA
- a CDS encoding UbiA family prenyltransferase yields the protein MQPIFLVPAPAVSAFGALLADDPTGETAAVHALAVGLAVYVAHLKDGYVDYYVRSEDGRNPLEPAEIWIAIVAAIAAFAVAVGLLWTIAGLAPVALTAPLVGLGLLHAPYLDANPVTSTADYPLGIGLATAGGYATQTGTVSPAVAAVALAFVVQLAGIGVLLDLLDYRHDRLVSKRTVPVVLGRDRAPLVAWTLVAAGASLVVLASSLGVLPRRAALAGAFPVGALLLCLRRRYPTDRAVLVLIAATYPFAVALLLAIRPNLLG from the coding sequence GTGCAGCCGATATTCCTCGTCCCCGCCCCGGCCGTGTCCGCGTTCGGGGCGCTCCTCGCGGACGATCCGACCGGCGAGACCGCCGCGGTCCACGCGCTCGCGGTCGGCCTCGCCGTGTACGTGGCCCACCTCAAGGACGGCTACGTCGATTACTACGTCAGGAGCGAGGACGGCCGCAATCCGCTCGAGCCGGCCGAGATTTGGATCGCGATCGTCGCCGCCATCGCCGCGTTCGCCGTTGCGGTCGGCCTCCTTTGGACGATCGCCGGACTCGCCCCGGTCGCGCTCACCGCGCCGCTGGTCGGTCTCGGGCTGCTCCACGCGCCCTACCTGGACGCGAACCCCGTCACGTCGACCGCGGATTACCCGCTCGGGATCGGCCTCGCGACGGCGGGCGGGTACGCGACGCAAACCGGCACGGTCTCCCCGGCGGTCGCCGCCGTCGCGCTGGCGTTCGTCGTGCAGCTGGCGGGAATCGGCGTCCTCCTCGACCTCCTCGATTATCGCCACGACCGGCTCGTCTCGAAGCGGACGGTACCGGTCGTCCTCGGGCGGGACCGCGCCCCACTGGTCGCCTGGACCCTCGTCGCCGCTGGCGCCTCGCTGGTGGTGCTCGCAAGCAGTCTCGGCGTCCTCCCCCGGCGGGCCGCGCTCGCGGGCGCGTTCCCCGTCGGTGCCTTGCTGCTCTGTCTCCGCCGTCGGTACCCGACCGATCGCGCCGTCCTCGTGTTGATCGCCGCCACGTATCCGTTCGCCGTCGCGCTGTTGCTCGCGATCCGTCCGAATCTGCTCGGATGA
- a CDS encoding MBL fold metallo-hydrolase translates to MYAEILPDVVDVTLRDDGSARYRAFLVDADVPTLVDTGLPDTTDTLFAALEDVGVDPERVVITHGDADHVGGFEAVTERYAVETFAPEGTDVDDSLVDERFSDGDEIGPFEAVHVPGHTPDHHALVDESRGFAVLGDAVFGSDARGLPADYFVLPPAFYSADLARADEGLERLLAYEFDAGLVFHGSSVRSGARDKLESFVEFAGKP, encoded by the coding sequence ATGTACGCCGAGATACTGCCCGACGTCGTAGACGTCACCCTCCGCGACGACGGATCGGCCCGCTACCGCGCGTTCCTCGTCGACGCGGACGTCCCGACGCTCGTCGATACGGGGCTGCCGGACACGACCGACACGCTGTTCGCCGCGCTCGAGGACGTCGGCGTCGATCCCGAGCGCGTCGTGATCACCCACGGCGACGCCGATCACGTCGGCGGGTTCGAGGCCGTGACCGAGCGGTACGCGGTCGAAACGTTCGCCCCCGAAGGAACGGACGTCGACGATTCGCTCGTCGACGAGCGGTTCTCCGACGGGGACGAGATCGGCCCGTTCGAGGCCGTCCACGTTCCGGGTCACACGCCCGATCACCACGCCCTGGTCGACGAATCGCGCGGCTTCGCCGTCCTCGGCGACGCCGTCTTCGGTTCCGACGCCCGCGGTCTGCCCGCGGACTACTTCGTCCTCCCGCCGGCGTTTTACTCCGCGGACCTGGCCCGCGCCGACGAGGGCCTCGAGCGCCTCCTCGCGTACGAGTTCGACGCGGGGCTGGTCTTCCACGGCTCCTCGGTGCGCTCCGGGGCGCGCGACAAACTCGAGTCGTTCGTCGAGTTCGCCGGGAAACCCTGA
- a CDS encoding fumarylacetoacetate hydrolase family protein — protein sequence MRFVRFNDDRLGLLTDDDGVVDVTDRLGLETNDPLAEYAKKGLDASEYADEDRDYDIEDVRIESPVRRPGKVIAAPLNYENHVEEAIADKDIVTEEWFTIEDKGYFLKAPSSVAGPEDGIELPFTDRRVDHEIELAFVMGEDVKDIDSDDVWDAILGYTILLDVSVRGDQDRSNRKSYDTFTIIGPCVATPDEVGDPHDLEMELQLNGETRQQENTGGMIYSCADVVEYASIGMTIEAGDVITTGTPEGVSAIAGGDTIDAAIENVGSMTVEVTDRDLAFEDIRVEKSQQGN from the coding sequence ATGCGATTCGTCAGGTTCAACGACGACCGACTGGGCTTGCTCACGGACGACGACGGCGTCGTCGACGTCACCGACCGTCTCGGCCTCGAGACGAACGACCCGCTCGCGGAGTACGCGAAGAAGGGCCTCGACGCGAGCGAGTACGCCGACGAGGACCGCGACTACGACATCGAGGACGTCCGGATCGAATCGCCCGTTCGCCGGCCGGGGAAGGTGATCGCCGCACCGCTGAACTACGAGAACCACGTCGAGGAGGCTATCGCCGACAAAGACATCGTCACCGAGGAGTGGTTCACGATCGAGGACAAGGGCTACTTCCTCAAGGCGCCCTCGAGCGTCGCCGGGCCCGAGGACGGGATCGAGCTCCCCTTCACCGACCGCCGGGTCGACCACGAGATCGAACTCGCGTTCGTCATGGGCGAAGACGTCAAGGACATCGACAGCGACGACGTCTGGGACGCGATCCTGGGCTATACGATCCTGCTCGACGTCTCCGTCCGGGGCGATCAGGACCGCTCGAACCGCAAGTCCTACGACACGTTCACCATCATCGGCCCGTGCGTCGCGACCCCCGACGAGGTCGGCGACCCGCACGACCTCGAGATGGAGCTGCAGCTCAACGGCGAGACCCGCCAGCAGGAGAACACGGGCGGCATGATCTACAGCTGCGCCGACGTCGTCGAGTACGCCTCGATCGGGATGACCATCGAAGCGGGCGACGTGATCACGACCGGAACCCCGGAGGGGGTCAGCGCGATCGCCGGCGGCGACACGATAGACGCCGCGATCGAGAACGTGGGCTCGATGACCGTCGAGGTGACCGATCGCGACCTCGCGTTCGAGGACATCCGCGTCGAGAAGAGCCAGCAGGGGAACTGA
- a CDS encoding cupin domain-containing protein, whose translation MAQQEPEELLELSSDTRSILEQNDLRPLWEVEEEMGHLLDDLEPNIWKWADIQAAIDGIEEDVPIADLPPGFQRRVAVPINAKHAVSNTIYVGVQTVSPGETAPAHRHAASALRFTIDGHEDMKTVVAGEEFPMKDNDLITTPQWEWHDHVNDSDETAAWLDVLDLPLFLDTLNNTHVFENHELERQPVTKTQGYWDSQYGRGRPSNEENDGSIPGPFQGTKEPTPPYRFGWDEMLESLHQYADNDDPDPYDGYSLAYVNPATGEPPLFPTMSFRAQLLNDGPTDAHFHNSTEVYFVIEGEGATHVDGEALEWDTWDLFVVPPDSPHHHEPDDEAILLGMTDRPILESMNFYAEAEVSE comes from the coding sequence ATGGCACAGCAAGAGCCAGAGGAGCTCCTAGAACTGAGTTCCGACACGCGGAGTATCCTCGAGCAGAACGATCTCCGCCCGCTCTGGGAAGTGGAAGAAGAGATGGGACACCTCCTCGACGACCTCGAGCCGAACATCTGGAAGTGGGCGGACATCCAGGCCGCCATCGACGGCATCGAGGAGGACGTTCCGATCGCCGACCTTCCGCCGGGCTTCCAGCGGCGGGTCGCGGTCCCGATCAACGCGAAACACGCCGTCTCGAATACGATCTACGTCGGCGTCCAGACGGTCTCGCCCGGGGAAACCGCGCCGGCACACCGCCACGCCGCCAGCGCCCTGCGCTTTACCATCGACGGGCACGAGGACATGAAGACGGTCGTCGCCGGGGAGGAGTTCCCGATGAAGGACAACGACCTTATCACGACGCCCCAGTGGGAGTGGCACGACCACGTCAACGACTCCGACGAGACCGCCGCGTGGCTCGACGTCCTGGACCTGCCGCTGTTCCTCGACACGCTGAACAACACCCACGTCTTCGAAAACCACGAACTCGAGCGCCAGCCGGTCACGAAGACGCAGGGGTACTGGGACTCCCAGTACGGCCGCGGCCGCCCCTCGAACGAGGAGAACGACGGCTCCATCCCCGGGCCGTTCCAGGGGACCAAGGAGCCGACGCCGCCGTACCGCTTCGGCTGGGACGAGATGCTCGAGTCGCTCCACCAGTACGCCGACAACGACGATCCCGACCCCTACGACGGGTACAGCCTCGCGTACGTCAACCCGGCCACGGGGGAGCCGCCGCTGTTCCCCACGATGTCCTTCCGCGCCCAGCTGCTGAACGACGGCCCGACGGACGCGCACTTCCACAACTCGACGGAGGTCTACTTCGTCATCGAGGGCGAAGGCGCAACCCACGTCGACGGCGAGGCCCTGGAGTGGGACACGTGGGACCTCTTCGTCGTACCGCCGGACAGCCCGCACCACCACGAACCCGACGACGAGGCGATCCTGCTGGGCATGACCGATCGGCCGATCCTCGAGTCGATGAACTTCTACGCCGAGGCCGAGGTCTCCGAGTAA
- a CDS encoding class I adenylate-forming enzyme family protein produces MNYIDTFRRTVRCHPTKAAIVTDGGSTTYEELDERTTRLANALNERVPEGRTATLALTGSTAIETMLASQKRGLGNVQLPFRAAPGALASMLESTAASTVLFDDANAEKAVELLDRTVFEAGIHAGERSIDREDVEDYEAVLANASTEPVEPDPAYEHGVFYTSGTTSTPKAVLFDQEQLWYGSTQVVMEMGLDETDVALVTTPWYHMVTADAWILPHFQAGATLVVQSDFDPDESLRLVQEHDATGMLAVPTQLHALADAQAEAGYDVRTLSYIRTGGSIVTEQLVEKASEHLTEGIYNTYGLTEGGPNLTFAHPSAQDEHAGTIGTESFTWELRVVEAAEPDEDPDPSATVEPGEVGEVIARGPGMSDGYLNHPEASEQAYVDGWLRTGDCAEVDEDGYLYIVGRVDNMIVSGGENVYPEEVEDVLESHEEVEVAVVIGLEDERWGHRVACVVYGSDNVDVEALDRFCKDHDRLANFKRPREYVVSNELLPRTDTGTIERDTVYEEFFGA; encoded by the coding sequence ATGAACTACATTGACACGTTCCGGCGAACCGTCAGGTGTCATCCGACGAAGGCAGCGATCGTCACCGACGGAGGGTCGACGACGTACGAGGAACTGGACGAACGGACGACGAGGCTCGCGAACGCGCTGAACGAACGCGTCCCGGAGGGACGAACCGCGACCCTCGCGCTCACCGGGTCGACGGCGATCGAAACGATGCTTGCGAGCCAGAAGCGGGGACTCGGGAACGTGCAACTCCCGTTTCGCGCCGCACCGGGTGCCCTCGCGTCGATGCTCGAATCGACGGCGGCGTCGACCGTCCTGTTCGACGACGCGAACGCCGAGAAGGCCGTCGAGTTACTCGATCGGACGGTGTTCGAGGCGGGGATCCACGCGGGGGAGCGATCGATCGACCGCGAGGACGTCGAGGACTACGAGGCGGTCCTCGCGAACGCGTCGACGGAGCCGGTCGAACCGGATCCGGCGTACGAACACGGCGTCTTCTACACGAGCGGGACCACGAGCACGCCGAAGGCGGTGCTGTTCGATCAGGAGCAGCTGTGGTACGGGAGTACGCAGGTCGTCATGGAGATGGGACTCGACGAGACGGACGTGGCGCTCGTCACGACGCCGTGGTACCACATGGTGACGGCCGACGCGTGGATCCTTCCGCACTTCCAGGCGGGGGCGACCCTGGTCGTCCAGTCCGACTTCGATCCCGACGAGTCGCTCCGGCTCGTCCAGGAGCACGACGCGACGGGGATGCTCGCCGTTCCCACCCAGCTTCACGCGCTGGCGGACGCGCAAGCCGAGGCGGGATACGACGTGCGCACACTCTCATACATCCGGACCGGCGGCTCGATCGTCACCGAGCAGCTCGTCGAGAAGGCGTCCGAGCACCTGACCGAGGGGATCTACAACACGTACGGGCTGACCGAGGGTGGGCCGAACCTCACCTTCGCTCACCCGTCGGCGCAGGACGAGCACGCGGGAACGATCGGGACGGAGTCGTTCACGTGGGAGCTCCGGGTCGTGGAGGCCGCCGAACCCGACGAAGACCCCGATCCGTCGGCGACCGTCGAGCCGGGCGAGGTCGGCGAGGTCATCGCCCGCGGGCCCGGCATGAGCGACGGCTACCTGAACCACCCCGAGGCGAGCGAACAGGCCTACGTCGACGGCTGGCTCCGCACCGGCGACTGCGCCGAGGTCGACGAGGACGGCTACCTCTACATCGTCGGCAGGGTCGACAACATGATCGTCAGTGGCGGGGAGAACGTCTATCCCGAGGAGGTCGAGGACGTCCTCGAGTCCCACGAGGAGGTCGAGGTGGCCGTCGTGATCGGGCTCGAGGACGAACGGTGGGGCCACCGCGTCGCGTGCGTCGTATACGGCTCCGACAACGTCGACGTCGAAGCCCTCGATCGGTTTTGCAAGGACCACGACCGGCTAGCCAACTTCAAGCGGCCGCGCGAGTACGTGGTCTCGAACGAACTGCTCCCGCGCACCGACACGGGAACCATCGAGCGGGACACGGTCTACGAGGAGTTCTTTGGCGCGTAG